Genomic DNA from Gemmatimonadales bacterium:
ACATCGAAGCGCCGGTCGAGCCTCAGTGTCTGCATATCGCCGACGATGTGCTCGGCCCCGGGATTCACGACCTGGCTCACGGCCAGCATGGCTGGGGCCCGATCTGTCAGGGTCAGCGCGAAATGGGGCGCGAGATGCGAGGCCAGGCTGCCGCCCCCGGCACCCAGCTCGAGCAGGGTCGGGCGGTGATGCCCTGGTCCCGGGCCAATTCGGCCGAGCAGGTCCTCGGCCTCTTCGGCATAGTCGGCTGGCGGCGAGAACAGGGGCCACCAGTCGGCCAAATCATCGTAGAAGCGGGGCTGGTTTGGCATGGGCGGAGTATGGCCAGACGAGCCGAACCGTTCAACAACCCCGTGGACTGCACCTGGAGCGTTTTCGATCAGGATGCGTTGGTTCGAAATCAGGGCACGCTTTATGCGTCTAATCTTACGTTATGTGGGGAGCAATTAATGTTAAATAGAGCGCCATTTACAATAAATGGACTCTTGTTTAGCTTATACCAATTGCTTTTTAACAATCTGACCTGTCGGAGCAACCTTCCATGAGCCTGCGTGACTTCCTCGAAATTCCGTATGACGAGCTCGAGGAAATCAACCTCCAAGCCAAGGCTGAACGGCTTGATCTGGTCGACCCGGATGTGATCCGCGAACAGCGGATCAAGTATTTGAGTGATGAGAAGCGTATCAAGGCAGTGACCGTCTGCTTCGCAGACCTCGAAGGTCGCCTTCATATGCTCGACTACGACAAGAAGTTTCTGATCAAGTCGTACGACAATCTGACCTTCGACGGGTCGTCGGTTCGGGGTTTTTCTGCGCAGCAGGAGTCTGACCTTCGCTTGAGCATCGACTGGCCGGCCTTCTACTGGCTGCCGTCTGATGTGTTCGGGCCGGGGAAAACACTTGTCTTCGGCGATGTGCTCGAGAAGGATGGCACACCATACCCCGCGGACATCCGTTCCCGGCTCAAGAGTTATCTCAAGACGCTTCGGGAAACCGAGGGCTACACCTGCAATGTGGCCCCCGAGATCGAGGGCTTCCTCTTCAAGGGGCGAGACGCCGAGCGCCGGTACCATGAGACGGGCCGGTTCGAGTACGTCTCGACGGGTGGCTATTATCACTCGCTTCCGGGCGATGCGCTGCGCACGTTCATCGACACTGTGGCAGAGTCGCAGCGGGCGCTCGGTTTTGGCAATGAGAAAGATCACCCCGAGGTGGCGCCGTCGCAGTTCGAGGTCAACTACGGCTACACCGAGGCCAGCATCGCAGCCGACCAGGTGCTGCTGTATAAGCTGGTCTGCCGTCAGGTGGCGTCCCGGCTCGATATGACCGCGAGCTTCCTGCCCAAGCCGGTCACCGGCGTCAACGGGTCGGGCATGCACACCAACATGTCGATCAACAAGAACGGCAAGAACCTCTTCTACGACAAGAAAGGCCAGGACTTCCTGTCGGAGTTCGGCTGGAGCTTCATCGATCGGATTCTGTCGAGTGGGCAGGAGCTCTGCCTTCTCCTCAATCCGAGCGTCAACGCCTATCGACGCCTCGATCCGCACTACGAAGCGCCGAATCAGATCAAGGCGTCCGCGGTGGACCGTGGCTCGATGGTTCGGATTCCGATCGGTAACGAGAAGTCGGCCCGCGTCGAGGTGCGCTCGATTGCGCCCGACGCGAACCCCTATATGGTACTCTATTCGCTCCTCAGGACGGGGCTCGAGGGGCCGATCGAGGATTCTGGCGACAAGAAGCGGGATCGGACCAAGTTCCTGCCCGACAACATTTACGACGGGATCCGGCTGTTCAAGAGCTCCAAGTACGCGGCCGATCTGCTGACGGAGTCGGTTCACAAGAAATATGCAGATCTCAAGCTTGCCTCGGCGGAGCGTTGCCCCAAGGCGTTGGGCTCACTGATCAAGATTCCGGAGATTCAGTTCCACCACGAGGTTACCAATCAGTATCTCTGGTCGAAGTTCTGAGCGGGGGCCGCCGGGTTCACCGGCGGCGGGATCTGAGAAGAAGGGGGCGAATTCCGGTTCGCCCCCTTATTCTTTTTCGCGCATCGTGCGGCGGGGCGATTCCTTCCTGCGCCATGTCCGCGCGAGACGCCTCGGCCTTCGCCTTCGTGAGATCATGACCGACTCGGAAGCTCTGATTGCCCGCTTGAAGGAGCTGGAGCGCGCCTCCCGCCCGCTCAATCCCGGAACGGGGCGTCGCCGTGCGGCGCGGGCCGCAGTTACGGCCGCGGGTGATCGCTATCTCCGGTCGATCGAGCACCTGCCGGCGTTCGAAAGCCACCAGGGTGATGGCCTCCTCCACGCGCCCATTGGTGAGCATGGCCTCGAGTTTCGAGAGCTGATGCCCCTGGTGGAGCAGGAGATGCTTCGGTCCGGTGGTAATACGGCGGGGCCAGGGTTTCTGGGATACATTCCGGGCGGCGGGATCTACTATTCGGCGTTAGGCGACTACCTGGCGGCGGTGTCCAACAAGTACTCCGGCGTCTTTTTCGGCAGTCCAGGAGCTGTTCGCGCCGAGAACATGGTGTTGCGCTGGGTCGCGGACGAACTCGGTTTTCCGCCGGAAGCGGCGGGTAATCTGACTTCCGGCGGCAGCATCGCCAACCTGATCGCGGTGGTCACGGCGCGTGAAGCTCACGCGATCGGTGCCGCCTCAGTGAGCTCGCAGGTTGTGTATCTGACGTCGCAGGCGCACCACTCGCTCGACAAGGCGCTCCGGATTGCCGGCCTCGGTGAGGTCGTGGTGCGTCGGATTCCGATCGATGCCGCGTTTCGGATGCGGGCCGACCTGCTCGCCGACCAGATTGTCGCCGATCGGGCCGCGGGGCTCCGCCCCTGGCTCATCCTTGGGGCGGCGGGAACTACCGATACCGGTGCGGTCGATCCGCTCGATCAGCTGGCGGACATTGCGGCGCGTGAGCGATGCTGGTTTCACGTCGACGGTGCTTACGGCGGCTTCTTTGTTCTGACCGAATCCGGCAAGCGAAAGCTGCGTGGCATCGAGCGGGCCGATTCTGTGGTGCTGGACCCGCACAAAAGTCTCTTCCTGCCCTACGGCTCGGGCATCGTCCTGGTTCGCGATCCGGAGCCGATGCGTCGGGCGCATCAGGGTGATGGGGCGTATATGCAGGACATTCCTGACGACCTCACAGAGACCTCGCCGTCCGATGTGTCTCC
This window encodes:
- a CDS encoding glutamine synthetase; protein product: MSLRDFLEIPYDELEEINLQAKAERLDLVDPDVIREQRIKYLSDEKRIKAVTVCFADLEGRLHMLDYDKKFLIKSYDNLTFDGSSVRGFSAQQESDLRLSIDWPAFYWLPSDVFGPGKTLVFGDVLEKDGTPYPADIRSRLKSYLKTLRETEGYTCNVAPEIEGFLFKGRDAERRYHETGRFEYVSTGGYYHSLPGDALRTFIDTVAESQRALGFGNEKDHPEVAPSQFEVNYGYTEASIAADQVLLYKLVCRQVASRLDMTASFLPKPVTGVNGSGMHTNMSINKNGKNLFYDKKGQDFLSEFGWSFIDRILSSGQELCLLLNPSVNAYRRLDPHYEAPNQIKASAVDRGSMVRIPIGNEKSARVEVRSIAPDANPYMVLYSLLRTGLEGPIEDSGDKKRDRTKFLPDNIYDGIRLFKSSKYAADLLTESVHKKYADLKLASAERCPKALGSLIKIPEIQFHHEVTNQYLWSKF